Proteins co-encoded in one Callospermophilus lateralis isolate mCalLat2 chromosome 2, mCalLat2.hap1, whole genome shotgun sequence genomic window:
- the LOC143641389 gene encoding tripartite motif-containing protein 51-like, whose product MDSRIMQAFQKEITCPLCMKYFIDPITLACGHSFCRPCVYLGWHNLPDHVICSECKQMVQKRNFKTNICMKKLAAIVRKNSLWQFLSSEEHMCGAHKEMKKIFCEEGRNFLCLLCSKSQEHEAHKHWPIEIAAEEHREIMVKKMQCLWDKYCETYRNLTMEILIMGSWENYINLRREAIRVEYGKMSATYYEEECHHLERLQKESKDIFEQLKESKTRMAHMTAILRGMYEELKEICHRPDVELLQVFGDILHRIESMQLYIVQPVNPELSARPITGLIDRLNFFQVDITLCPERVNCHVFLYGELRSVNVGCYPQGASWITPTSECFLAWGTHTFTTGRYYWEVEVGDSWNWALGVCNDYWKKNRNYKMDEVEGLFLLGCVKEGSHCTLFTTSPLVLQYVPRPIGRIGVFLDYEGRMVSFINVAQSSLIHSILSCSFSPRLKPVVCCSHI is encoded by the exons ATGGATTCCAGAATCATGCAAGCCTTCCAAAAGGAAATCACCTGCCCTCTCTGCATGAAGTACTTCATAGATCCAATCACCTTAGCCTGTGGTCACAGCTTTTGTAGGCCCTGTGTCTACCTTGGCTGGCATAACCTCCCAGATCATGTTATCTGCTCTGAATGCAAGCAGATGGTACAGAAGAGAaactttaaaacaaatatttgtatGAAGAAACTGGCAGCCATTGTCAGAAAAAACAGTCTTTGGCAATTCCTGAGCTCTGAGGAACACATGTGTGGGGCTCATAAGGAGATGAAGAAGATCTTCTGTGAAGAAGGCAGGAACTTTCTCTGTTTGCTCTGTTCTAAATCCCAGGAGCATGAAGCTCACAAACATTGGCCAATCGAAATTGCTGCTGAGGAGCACAGG GAGATTATGGTGAAGAAAATGCAGTGTCTATGGGACAAATATTGTGAAACTTACAGAAACCTGACCATGGAGATACTGATTATGGGCTCATGGGAG AACTACATCAATTTAAGAAGAGAAGCAATTAGAGTTGAGTATGGGAAGATGTCTGCAACTTACTATGAGGAAGAATGTCATCATTTAGAGAGGCTACAAAAAGAAAGCAAAGACATTTTTGAGCAGCTCAAAGAGAGTAAAACCAGAATGGCTCATATGACAGCAATATTAAGAGGAATGTATGAAGAGCTGAAGGAAATATGCCACAGACCAGATGTGGAGTTACTACAG GTCTTTGGAGACATACTGCATAG GATTGAATCTATGCAGCTGTATATAGTCCAGCCTGTGAATCCAGAACTCAGTGCACGGCCCATCACTGGACTAATTGACAGGCTCAACTTCTTCCAAG TTGATATTACTCTGTGTCCTGAAAGAGTCAACTGCCATGTCTTCCTGTACGGAGAGTTGAGGAGTGTGAATGTTGGATGCTATCCACAAGGTGCCTCCTGGATCACTCCAACATCAGAATGCTTTCTTGCCTGGGGTACTCACACTTTTACCACTGGCAGATATTACTGGGAGGTGGAAGTGGGAGACTCTTGGAACTGGGCTTTGGGAGTCTGTAATGATTATTggaaaaagaacagaaattaCAAGATGGATGAGGTGGAGGGGCTCTTCCTTCTTGGATGTGTTAAGGAGGGTTCCCATTGCACTCTCTTTACCACCTCCCCACTTGTACTTCAATATGTACCAAGGCCCATTGGCCGAATAGGAGTATTCCTGGATTATGAAGGTAGAATGGTGAGCTTCATTAATGTTGCTCAAAGTTCACTGATACACAGTATTCTTTCCTGTTCTTTTTCTCCCCGTCTCAAGCCTGTTGTCTGCTGTAGTCACATCTGA